One stretch of Arachis duranensis cultivar V14167 chromosome 1, aradu.V14167.gnm2.J7QH, whole genome shotgun sequence DNA includes these proteins:
- the LOC107484497 gene encoding DNA ligase 1-like yields the protein MLAFRPCFFNPPLCRPISVKVLSFFAFPSSLSSHILSLPFPHRTMTKPPSAFDALMSGARAAAAAAAKKKKSEQSQQPTVSSPKKRKPSPSTLPTPTSTLNPNDPKPSETVPTPTSDPPKQEPEKEGPPPTKTRHVSSSSALQELKKRIPQLKAKPSKFDPSSVACWEKGTPVPFSLLALALEMISAEPGRIKMTDIACNLMKTVIYSTPEDLVPLIYLFAKRLAPAHEGLELGIGETSIIKALAEATGSTESKIKKQYQGEGDLGRVAKICRSSQSMMRKPEALTIRKVFNTFRLIAKAGNNFNFVSHKLTL from the exons ATGCTCGCATTCCGGCCATGCTTCTTCAATCCACCACTCTGCCGCCCCATTTCCGTTAAAGTTCTCTCCTTTTTCGcatttccttcttctctttcctctcacattctctctctccctttccCCCATCGCACAATGACCAAACCACCCTCCGCCTTCGACGCTCTCATGTCCGGTGCTCGCGCTGCCGCCGCCGCCGCTgccaagaagaagaaatccgAGCAGTCGCAGCAACCAACTGTTTCTTCTCCCAAGAAACGAAAACCTTCACCCTCCACTCTCCCCACTCCAACCTCCACGCTAAACCCTAACGACCCCAAACCCTCCGAAACCGTTCCTACGCCAACGAGTGACCCGCCCAAGCAAGAACCGGAGAAAGAAGGCCCTCCTCCGACCAAGACTCGCCACGTGTCTTCTTCATCTGCCTTGCAGGAGCTGAAGAAGCGCATTCCGCAGCTGAAGGCGAAGCCTTCGAAATTCGATCCTAGCTCAGTGGCTTGTTGGGAGAAGGGCACGCCTGTGCCGTTCTCGTTGCTGGCTTTGGCGCTTGAAATGATTTCTGCGGAACCTGGCAGAATCAAGATGACAGATATTGCGTGCAATTTGATGAAGACTGTGATATACTCTACCCCTGAGGATCTTGTGCCTCTGATTTATCTCTTCGCGAAGAG GCTTGCTCCGGCGCATGAAGGGCTGGAATTGGGAATTGGCGAGACTTCCATTATTAAGGCACTTGCTGAGGCAACTGGAAGTACTGAATCCAAAATCAAGAAGCAGTATCAG GGCGAGGGTGATTTGGGAAGAGTTGCCAAGATATGCCGTTCATCTCAGTCCATGATGCGGAAGCCTGAGGCTCTGACTATTAGGAAAGTTTTCAACACCTTCCGTCTTATTGCCAAG